The sequence below is a genomic window from Cicer arietinum cultivar CDC Frontier isolate Library 1 chromosome 6, Cicar.CDCFrontier_v2.0, whole genome shotgun sequence.
TAGAGATATGTCTTTAATTAAAGGTACACCAGAAGAAGTGGTTTATTACATCACCCCTTATCTACTACCTATATGCATGGTGGCACATACATTTGTAGGATTGAACACGGGAACAAGCCAACCAAGTATTGTGCATGCATGGCAATGTTATCTTTCAACACAATCATAGGCAACTTTTAGAACAACCCATTTGGCTCACTTATTTGCGTAAAGCCCTCAAATACTTATCTTGAGACGCATACTCATCATCCTATAATGCCTATGGTGCGTTGGCCCATTCTTTAATTTCGTAATATCACGTTTTATTTAGTTAGTGCATTTTCCTCCGCCTACCGTTTCCCTTTAATTGAGATTatctaacaaaataaataaatcaataaatttgagCCATTTGAATTTAAcaaatcattcattttttttttgtttctattgATCAGAACGCGACATTTGATTGAAAGCACAATCGAATTAACaacacatacaaaaaaaaaaggtttatcAACCTTTTTCTCTTTGTtagaattgattaaaaaaaaagacataaagttaaatataaaatatacaaatccTAACTTTTGTCttctttttattctttgaaTATAAACCTTTTATTTTGATACGTTCGCTGTGTTTTACCATGCAATTGAGGTTAGCCACAAAACATGAAATGGTGgccattttttttgttgaacggCTGAAGTGGTGGGGTTTCATTTTACTTAATACAAAATATCAAGTCCACCTTTGagaaatattcaattttattgtattaattaattataaaatggttTAATTGACATTCACATATACGgcgtaaatatttttttatattaatagtattaatcaattaaaatcgCTAAAAATATCTagctttaattatttatatcttCAAAGTCATATAACctacctttttaaaaaaaatatcttaaaagtcATACAATTAATGGTtgatttgtgatttttttagaaaaggtgaaattaattattacaacaAACACTCCAAGCATAAAGGATATTAAGAGAGTtgcaaaacaaaatacaaaacaagTGTTAGGTTTGTGATTgattgacaaaataatattttttttacattattaattgtgcataaaaattaatctaatttaaagAAAggtacaataataatattaatttgtgcCCGTGCTATGCACCTAATGAATCTACAAGACACGTACAATTACTCCTCAAATCACTATCTAAAATAGTAACTATTTCAGTGAGAACTAACTATTGTACCTGGTTGATGAGACAAtagtgaaaaaaaaagaagaagaaaaagtgttttttcattataaaaaatgcAAGGGAGGGGTGAAGGTGCaaagaaaagacaaataaaCATGTGGGTTCCCTTGGCCTTGAGCAATTCACTTTCACGTTTCATGAGCACTTTATTCTGTTTTGACTTTAGCTTATATATCTCATATGGTTGATATTTTGAGCAGATCTtcgtaaataaattttaattaagagTCAATCTTCATAGTTTTGACGTtgtaatttaaaagtttaactaacttttaattaattaatttttaattattggtagtgctttatatattttaattaacgtACCTACACTTTCCCTTTTGAGATGGAATGAAATTTGACTAGATTAGACTTATAATTAGTATGTATAATCATATAGTGTTCGGTATTTTTGTCTTCTAATTAGAAAGATGCCGTTATCATGATGAACATTGTTTTTAAAATGAAGATCTTTTAGGGAGGGCTTATCTGTCCCCTTGTCTATGACACATGATCAAAAAGCAATCAAAACCCATTCCTTCCCATTCATATCATGGATTTACTTTTGATAAACATTTAACTATAGATGATTTGATTACTATAGCAATTGCCATAATTATAATTTGACATAAGGATAACTATAACGAAATCATAATAGAGTAAACTCAATTAATAAGATATTTTTGTCTGTATCAGTTATCTTCTGTATGCAAATATAAAGACTAATTTCTTGAGTCGAGTAAGATCACAATGACTAGTAAAACTCTCCCTCGAGAGTTATACTATATTCCTATACCTGAATTCGAACTCTAATCTTTATTTAAGAGGAAAGAGATTCAAACCATCTCATCCAAACACTTGGTtaataagataaattttaaaagaaaaaaaaaaatgaaatcccTCTCTAAATCAGTCACATAATTTAGTAGCaaaagaattatttatttatttgcagCGATGAATTCTAAAATTCGAATACAAGTGTAGCTATCAATTATAATTGGTATTGTACTAGACAGcaaattaaattactaaaacaaTTGATTTTCATTAATATTAATACTTGAACATTAATTGATATAACGTATACAAAGGAAAAGTGAACTGAAATGAGATTGACTGAGGGTTACATTGAGAGAAGAGAATATACTACGTTACACGTAGTAGTACAATTattatgagaataatatatgGCCAAAGCTTAGGAATTAATATTGATATGTCTTGCTTATATGGCCACACTTGCCAATTACACCAAATTTAAATTAACCACAcctttacattaataaaattaaacacttATATCATAGACTAAGCACGTTCTTGCATTATACATCATATGAAATTGAAAGTTTAGGTTAAGTCTTTTTTTTTGGTCATGGATCCCTTGATTTTCACATTTATACTCTCATTGGTAAAATCAGACTTTGCTAACTGCACCTCCTCCACGATTGGGGTCGGATCCAATCTTCACAACATCAACAATATGGCCACCACTCAATTCTTGACCCTTCACTGGCCCATCTAGTGGCACTGGTGTGGCATTTCTATATATCAAATACATCACCATCTGAATTATGCCGAATACAAATCCAAGTGTATTTGGAAGCTGCATATATCatccaaaatcaaaatattaataaactcatttttttaatcaaactaATATATGTACTTTTATTTATCCCaaataataaactaattaaCTTGTCTTATATATCGAGTTTTCTAATTAAATAGTTAATGTAATAATTGATAATAGTGGGAGTGGGGAGGGGGGTCCATACAGCACTTCCGAAATTTTTTCATGGGAAGTCCAAATTAATGGAGCgcacaaaaatttaattaaaatttctaaaattatgtcgacattataaaatataaagcgAAACATATATAAAGTTAAAGAGATATCTTCCAAACAAAGAAATGGGAAAAGTGAAAATGAATTATTGAACTTACAGCAACATAATAATCTTTGAGGAGAAGACCATAGAAGAACCACATAACAGCATTAATGGTTAAAAAGAAAGACAAGAAAAACGGCATGTATTCCACGCTCCTTGTTCTTATGACTCGGCTCTGCATgtatcataataatttaattaattataattagctCATGTAATATATTggaaatattcaaatttaaaatttctactccaattattattttttaattcttacaaTGATGAAGAGAGGTGCAGCAAATACAGTTATGTTGAAAACCAAGCAAATCCATCCTATGATAGCAAGACGTTTTGCTCCCTTTGCCAAGTAGAGAGTTGATAGAAGCATGGCTCCAAAACCAAACACATTCAACAAGAGAAGTAGTTTTATGGTTGAAAgctatgaaagaaaaaataattattattattaattacaatttaaattttatagtaatatttttataaaaaaaataaataaatataaggcTGTGTATGGAGTTAAAAGAAATATACCCTTGATTTCTTTGTGGCATAAATTAGGAAGACAATAAGGTAACATGACTCAACAACAATTCCAAAGGTGTTAATTGTGATGAGAAGTAGAGCAGCTTCTCTTTTGACAAATGCGTAGTAAATCCAAAGCATTGCACTGAAAAGTGCAACAACATAAGGAAGTGACTGAAATCCTTCAGTAGATTTCTTCTTGAAGATTAGGTAAAAAGTTGgcctgaaaaaaaaaacatattcatatttatattcaataattaattagttataagaaaacaaatatatgGTTACTttgtataattaataacaacaaaacaaaaataatcacTTACAATGGTGAAAGGAACACCGCAAACGAAATGATGTTGCCTGTAAAAACGAcaacaaaaagacaaaaaataatcCATCAGCAACAAATTTTATTTCAGTAGTACTACTATTTGGTTTTTTCCCCTCAATATTGCATGATTGGAAATGATCATCTTCAAATTTAAGATTTTAtgaactaaatatataatatattgtgcaattaaaaactatttattgtGAAAGACACTTATTAATAAAGTACTACTAACATTAGAGTTGGAATTAGAAATATGCCATGCAATTTACATGCTACCTATCGTTCCAATTATCGTGCTATATAgcgaattaaaattttataataaaaaacaatggGACATCAAAAGCCAATAACGCCAACTTTTAGGTATTGATTTGCGATGTATAACTCCAAAAAACTTTTCTCAACAAGCATAACAAACTTAAGGGGAGCTAATAGGATGATATTGATGAGAATAATGATGAATATAGGGTGAGGGTGATAGAGAAAGAAGTggattaaattaaaattgaaactaGGTGCAAATtctatcttaaaataataataaataaataaaaaaacaatgatTAATGATAATATGCATGACTATGGCTAGTATCTACCTAGAAGGCCGAAAACAAAAGCCCAAGATTCACGAGTCATGGCCATTTCTTGAATTGAATATATAGAACTATTGGAAACTAGgaatagttaaaattatttatcacaAGCACACACTCTATCTATCTTTCTCAAAAGTGAAAACCCTCAGTTCAAGCTATCTCAAGTactctctttctttctctctctaaattCCACGAGTCGATATGCATAGTTTGAGAGTGTATTTATAGTGTGCAAAAGGGAAACACTAGGTGAGCTTGGTCAAGTTGCAAGCGGGAATGCGAAACATCAATTAAcgaactttatttttatttttattttcagaatataatcaacttttaaattcttttgtgATTGTCCAAGGTATCAAAGCCGGTTTTAGGCctcttcaaaaaatattttttattttaatttttacaataatatgttataaaaagtattttattattcacgctaaaaaaaagttttaattttcaattataattaCATGCCTccaaaaaagttttaattttcaattattattctttatttagATTGATATCAGTGTTCACCGTATTATTAATAGTATATTGTTATAAACATCGTCTTGTATGAaagatattgttgtttttcagTCTTGTAAAATATCATTGTATAGatgagataaatattaattataaattgagaagTTATGAGATAAAAAGTGAACACATTGTTCacgagaaatattagttataaattgagaaataagGAGACAAGTAGTGGACATATTACTAACATGAATTATTGGAGTGATAGTATATacactatttttttcttcaactaaaagatCCTTGATGTTGTCGTAGAACagttgaaatgtcttattttattttttgaaaaatatagagaaaataaattttaaaatgcaattaattctactaaagaaattttctatagttattaaataaaatattaataatttatttattaatttttgaaaatgtcATGTCTAATAATTTCGCTTTAGGCCTTATAATGTGTTGGGTCGGCCCTGCAAGGTATCCAATCAATTAGAAACTATTAATACTTAGGTGTAGAGATCTATTTAAGGAGTTgattttttgtaataaatattttttaatacacatCGATTAAATGTTAAAGAAAgttcatatatttaatttgaaatttaaattaattacaacatattttttaatttatttttgttatattttgaaataaaatagtagTTAAGAGATTCAGATACCTCACAATTATATTACACTACTCCATTCgatataaactatatataaaagtaaagtgaaagaaaaattgataaaattatgaacatttaaataaaatacattaacttttattttttaacgtTATTTTAGTTTATACACGAGACAAGAGGGTATATTGATATGAAACTTTAATTTAGAGCACACTGTAAACCACTTTCCAGTTGTTGTTCCCGAACGGCATTTACTTTTAACACACTATCCAATTACTTTTGTTACCCTATTGCCCTCTTTAACCTTATTTGGTTTAAACCCCTTCAACATACACGCCCTCTCACGGGGTAACTCGTGCCATAACTGGTATACATACACAAAATTCCCTTGGCCCCACCATCTTTCTTTCTGATGTGTCACCCACCAAGTGGTTTAAAGCCTTACAACTCATACTAGGTGCAAATACACTTGTATTACCAATTCATTTGCCCCCTTCCTCTTCCAAAGGGTCAGGGTGCTCTTATGACTCCTCTAACTCTCCTATACTCCCTTTTTTACCATAAAAATGTTATGGTGGTTGATTGTGAGAGATTCTGAAGATCATCgtattaaactaaaaataatcacacaagtaaattgattaatgtttcTTCACTCTTATTTAAATGTATTGAATATatgagttattttatttttttagtgtttaacatctgcttttttatttaatgtaatattCTTAGTTACACTTGATACACCAACAATATTTTTATCTAATGTTCATGTTCCCTCTTGCCATATTTTATTGATATGGATTAAATGTAAaagattatttataatatttgatatgGACTAGACTATGAAGGATGATCAGATTGAAGAGAATTTGACGGAACAATATTTTATCTTCTCAGAAGGTGGTGGTACGAGCAATAGTTGCTCAAAACCTCAATTATGTGTTTGATTGAATAAAAAGTTGAGGAATGAAATAGAGAATATAATTGAATTGTATATAAATAGGTTATTATAACCCAAAGCACAAAATTACCATATGATTGTAACAATTACAACTATTGCAATTCTTGGCGGAGGAAATTGTGGCATTAATGAGATTGAGCCGTTGAAGTTAGAGCTGACCAATCCTGAGTGAACACACTAGTTGACCTACATGAACTTCCAATTTATATGTTTGAATGGTTGGGTCAAGGTCTAATCAAaacattatattaaaatatttgattttaattatatttattttaaaattatatataataacataaaattacaattttttattttttattttttatttttatgattttaaagtttttaatcACGAAACTTCCACAAACAAAATGTATTGAAGaacattataatataatataatgtagTTTTAAATTGATGTTCTAACACATCaaatatatctaatttttttaacaaatgacaTGCAATTATGGGTTTCTGAACCCAAATTCTTATAAaatctattataaatatttctgaTCAATATTAGACCGACCTTTTTTCtccatttatctattttttctgTAATATTCGTTCCAATTATACAATGATTCCGGGTCTACCTTGTGAACTCTGGTTAGCGACAGGCAAATGAATTTCCACAACtctttatgtatatatttttaataaacgtgtttcttttctaattttctttttaataatggGGTAGCCAGCCACCAAAGTTTCAAAATGCGAAGAATATGATTTTAACTTTCTATCTTCATCTAATTTTTGATATGCTTGCTCCGTCCAATTTCCTTTTCTTCTTGTGACCGCATGTTGCCTCAAAtggatttaattaattaattaataagttaCCAGTAATTTTTAGgtataaagaaatatattttatgtctaaaaaattgattctaaaaTTATAACATAATAATTGTACTATTTTAGTCAACAACACCAAACAATTGTgttgttaaatataattttattttccacGTTTAAATTAGAGATTTAATCGAAACATTTGAAACATTATCTATCCCTTTCAACCACGATTAGAGCAATGGTTTGCGGTAttcttaatgttttgtttactCTATTAGACTCAACTTTTGTTtgtaatagttatatataattatttttataattaactaaaataaGGTATTgtgtatatta
It includes:
- the LOC101491054 gene encoding bidirectional sugar transporter SWEET13-like — translated: MAMTRESWAFVFGLLGNIISFAVFLSPLPTFYLIFKKKSTEGFQSLPYVVALFSAMLWIYYAFVKREAALLLITINTFGIVVESCYLIVFLIYATKKSRLSTIKLLLLLNVFGFGAMLLSTLYLAKGAKRLAIIGWICLVFNITVFAAPLFIISRVIRTRSVEYMPFFLSFFLTINAVMWFFYGLLLKDYYVALPNTLGFVFGIIQMVMYLIYRNATPVPLDGPVKGQELSGGHIVDVVKIGSDPNRGGGAVSKV